One segment of Theobroma cacao cultivar B97-61/B2 chromosome 9, Criollo_cocoa_genome_V2, whole genome shotgun sequence DNA contains the following:
- the LOC108663302 gene encoding uncharacterized protein At2g29880-like — translation MRLLKTQYKEIAEMISHSASGFGCDDVKKCVTCDDDVWIGWVKSHPTVAGLRNKPFPHFDQLAIIFGKDRATGEEAELPTDAMENIEIEEVAFATTKVASEAFSALNVNEDDNADDDVSPAQATNSEGSIAARRRTIEQGDREMSRKKTKTKSNGDNIVHAFQSSVDKIGEICQGAREGIDKLASCFQFMAEDARLKKHVAEIVQGVEGLTLEEIVKAGHIIFSDMWKINYLFSLSKELQKIYVKALLSGFI, via the exons ATGAGGTTGTTGAAGACACAATATAAGGAAATTGCTGAGATGATATCGCATTCCGCTTCTGGATTCGGTTGCGATGATGTCAAGAAATGTGTTacttgtgatgatgatgtttgGATTGGTTGGGTTAAG agTCACCCAACTGTTGCAGGACTTAGAAACAAGCCTTTCCCTCACTTTGATCAATTAGCCATTATATTTGGGAAGGATAGAGCAACTGGGGAAGAAGCAGAGTTACCAACTGATGCAATGGAGAACATAGAAATTGAGGAAGTTGCATTTGCAACAACAAAGGTAGCTTCAGAAGCTTTCAGTGCATTGAATGTTAATGAAGATGACAatgctgatgatgatgttTCTCCTGCTCAAGCTACCAATAGTGAGGGATCCATTGCTGCTAGAAGAAGGACTATAGAGCAAGGCGACAGAGAGATGAGTCGCAAAAAAACTAAGACAAAAAGTAATGGTGACAACATTGTTCATGCATTCCAATCTAGTGTGGATAAAATTGGAGAAATCTGTCAAGGTGCAAGGGAAGGAATTGATAAATTAGCAAGTTGTTTTCAATTCATGGCTGAAGATGCGAGGTTGAAAAAGCATGTAGCTGAGATAGTTCAGGGAGTTGAAGGTTTGACTCTCGAAGAAATTGTTAAGGCTGGACATATCATCTTTAGTGATATGTGGAAGATAAATTATCTATTTTCATTGTCAAAGGAGTTGCAGAAAATTTATGTGAAGGCTTTGCTTAGTGGCTTTATCTAA
- the LOC18590329 gene encoding uncharacterized protein LOC18590329: MLSGHNLSQGNAGSSSDMPPLLQCLPLEPITLGNQKYTRSGELSRVLGVPFRSSTSEDHTFGVAHPKPSPPVATEELKNFKESVQDASRKARDRVKKLRESISKLERYKEALGSKKQQQSDISSGVNIAKIGSQIHRNPHDIMTQRLEDRPKGVGLNKRVRTSVANLRADNRTALNPRQQGIIEKDGDVLSAVNGGSARIEEKICRLSGEGWETKMKRKRSVAAVGNRVTAGDWDLKRAMQQKLSSESKLRSCDTQGFRSKSSPGVSGINRSDGSLEAAGSDASTVLRNELESTSIPRDCAAMLEQRVLTKTNNKASLQDDNQSSGQTTMLKGKVSRAPRSGSIMVLDSSSKVHLSSGALQGWEQPNLNKIQALGVGSNQKRPMSTGSSSHAITQWGGQRPHKNSRTRRANLVPPVSNAEAQISSQGFATPDFGARASVGTGGSLLGSSIDNATLKIKREPENVSSPFGLSESEESGAGDSKSKEKGIDCSEVTLPAS, from the exons atgttaaGTGGGCATAATTTAAGCCAAGGGAATGCAGGATCGTCGTCGGATATGCCACCATTGCTTCAGTGTTTGCCTTTGGAGCCGATTACATTAGGCAATCAGAAATATACACGGTCTGGAGAATTAAGCCGGGTTCTGGGTGTTCCTTTTCGAAGTAGTACATCGGAGGATCACACTTTTGGAGTTGCACATCCTAAACCTTCACCTCCAGTGGCAACGGAGGAGCTTAAGAACTTCAAAGAAAGTGTTCAAGATGCCTCTAGGAAGGCCAG GGATAGAGTAAAAAAGTTGCGTGAGTCAATTTCTAAACTGGAAAGGTATAAAGAAGCCTTAGGCTCAAAGAAGCAACAACAAAGTGATATCTCAAGTGGGGTAAACATTGCAAAGATCGGGAGCCAGATTCATAGAAACCCTCATGACATAATGACCCAAAGGTTGGAGGATAGGCCAAAAGGGGTGGGGCTAAACAAACGTGTTCGCACGTCAGTTGCCAATTTACGG GCTGATAATAGGACTGCTTTGAATCCAAGGCAGCAGGGAATAATAGAAAAGGATGGTGATGTGCTTTCAGCTGTTAATGGGGGTTCTGCTCGAATTGAAGAAAAGATCTGCAGATTGTCAGGTGAAGGTTGGGAAACAAAGATGAAAAGGAAACGGTCTGTTGCAGCTGTAGGAAATAGAGTTACTGCTGGTGACTGGGATCTAAAACGAGCTATGCAACAGAAGCTGAGTTCTGAATCAAAGTTGCGATCATGTGATACACAGGGTTTCAG ATCAAAATCTTCCCCTGGAGTTAGTGGAATCAACAGGTCAGATGGTTCTTTGGAAGCTGCTGGTTCAGATGCCAGTACAGTGCTTAGGAACGAATTGGAGAGTACCTCTATTCCTCGGGATTGTGCAGCTATGCTGGAGCAGAGGGTTTTAACGAAAACAAATAATAA GGCAAGTCTCCAGGATGACAACCAATCAAGTGGGCAGACTACAATGCTAAAAGGAAAGGTTTCTAGGGCACCACGAAGTGGTTCCATCATGGTGTTAGACTCATCTTCGAAAGTTCACCTCTCATCTGGAGCTTTGCAGGGTTGGGAACAGCCAAATCTAAATAAGATACAAGCGTTAGGTGTTGGGAGCAATCAAAAACGGCCAATGTCTACAGGTTCCTCTTCGCATGCTATCACCCAGTGGGGTGGTCAGAGACCACATAAAAACTCACGTACGAGGAGAGCAAATTTAGTGCCCCCTGTCTCTAATGCTGAAGCTCAGATTTCATCTCAAGGCTTTGCAACACCTGATTTTGGTGCTAGGGCATCTGTTGGAACTGGTGGATCACTGCTTGGCAGCAGTATAGATAATGCTACTCTAAAAATTAAGAGGGAACCTGAGAATGTGTCTTCTCCATTTGGGTTATCAGAGAGTGAAGAATCAGGAGCTGGAGATAGCAAatcaaaagagaaaggaatTGATTGTAGTGAGGTTACTCTGCCTGCATCGTAA
- the LOC18590330 gene encoding ABSCISIC ACID-INSENSITIVE 5-like protein 1, giving the protein MALSESESVAYGGIKTGSLVQAPQSPHEEATPDQSISSLNKQNSIFSLTLDEIQLKSGKTFGSMNMDEFLANLWNVEENQVPSQLNQNEPINDKGMGSQPTLARQGSFSIPTPLCKKTVDEVWFEIQKELPQQRKANNITDHEPPQRQQTFGEMTLEDFLIKAGVVQEPSGSSQQKKVTPIIQTNGTNLDANYGMGHVIGSSQQKMVTPIQNNNASLDANFGMGHVMGLFPGHQIVANNLATAGNGYAAAYPIFRESKIIMGESSNGAKNGSGTNSLLEPAVLHKKKRIIDGPPEVVVERRQRRMIKNRESAARSRARKQAYTVELELELNQLKQENAKLKQLVEENEQRRKQEVLKRKQSTHTQRKVDRMRTLRRTVSLGW; this is encoded by the exons ATGGCACTTTCTGAATCAGAAAGTGTAGCCTATGGCGGAATCAAAACAGGATCACTGGTACAAGCACCACAATCACCGCATGAGGAAGCAACACCGGATCAATCCATTTCTTCCTTAAACAAACAgaattccattttctcactTACTCTTGATGAAATTCAACTTAAGAGTGGGAAGACTTTTGGGTCCATGAACATGGATGAATTCCTTGCCAACTTGTGGAATGTCGAGGAAAACCAAGTTCCATCACAACTCAACCAAAATGAACCTATCAATGACAAAGGAATGGGCAGCCAGCCAACTCTAGCACGACAAGGCTCTTTTTCCATCCCTACCCCACTTTGCAAGAAAACAGTGGATGAGGTATGGTTTGAGATACAGAAAGAGCTACCACAGCAGCGAAAAGCTAACAACATTACTGATCATGAACCTCCTCAGCGGCAACAAACATTTGGAGAGATGACTTTGGAGGATTTTCTCATCAAAGCAGGAGTTGTTCAAGAACCATCGGGATCTTCCCAACAAAAGAAGGTGACCCCTATCATCCAGACCAACGGCACAAATTTGGATGCAAACTATGGAATGGGGCATGTGATAGGATCTTCTCAACAAAAAATGGTGACACCAATTCAAAACAACAATGCAAGCTTGGACGCAAACTTCGGAATGGGACATGTGATGGGGCTATTCCCAGGTCACCAAATTGTCGCCAACAACTTGGCAACAGCAGGCAATGGTTACGCAGCAGCATATCCTATTTTCAGAGAGTCTAAAATTATTATGGGGGAATCTTCAAATGGCGCCAAAAATGGGAGCGGTACTAATAGTTTGTTAGAGCCTGCTGTGCTACATAAAAAGAAGAGGATCATAGATGGTCCACCAGAGGTGGTAGTGGAAAGGAGACAGCGCCGCATGATTAAGAATCGAGAGTCAGCAGCAAGATCTCGAGCAAGGAAACAG GCATATACAGTAGAGTTGGAATTAGAGTTGAATCAGCTCAAACAGGAGAATGCAAAGCTAAAGCAGCTTGTG GAGGAAAACGAGCAAAGGCGAAAGCAAGAG GTTCTTAAGAGAAAGCAATCAACACATACACAAAGGAAGGTTGATAGGATGAGGACATTAAGGAGGACAGTGAGCTTGGGATGGTGA
- the LOC18590331 gene encoding uncharacterized protein LOC18590331 isoform X1 — protein sequence MATRLPAPQETDGSLEDPPVKSPRVKLSDGRHLAYRERGVPKAKSNCKIIIVHGFGSSKEMNFQVSQELTEKLGIYFLLYDRAGYGESDPNPRRSVKSEAFDIQELADQLQIGPKFYVIGVSMGSYPIWSCLKYIPQRLAGVAMVVPVINYRWASFPDSLTREDYRRALVRLLYWIAKYAPTLLHWWVTHKWFPSPSIMEKEPVFFNKRDIEALKKTEGFPMLTKERLRERCVFNTLRNDFLVCYGDWDFDPMDLSNPFPPNETSVHIWQGYEDKIVPFELQRCISRKLPWIQYHEVPDGGHLLVHYNGLCEAILRALLLGEEHHPYRPNADKIVP from the exons ATG GCCACACGACTTCCTGCTCCACAGGAAACTGATGGTTCACTAGAGGATCCTCCAGTTAAGTCACCAAGAGTCAAACTCAGTGATGGAAGACATCTAGCTTACAGAGAGAGAGGAGTGCCCAAGGCCAAATCAAACTGCAAGATCATTATTGTTCATGGCTTTGGAAGCTCCAAAGAAATGAATTTTCAAGTTTCCCAA GAACTAACAGAAAAGTTGGGGATATATTTTCTGCTATATGATCGGGCTGGCTATGGAGAAAGTGACCCTAATCCAAGGCGCTCAGTTAAAAGTGAAGCATTTGACATTCAAGAACTTGCCGATCAATTACAGATAGGACCAAAGTTTTATGTGATTGGAGTCTCAATGGGATCATATCCCATCTGGAGTTGCCTCAAATATATACCACAAAG GCTAGCAGGTGTGGCTATGGTAGTCCCAGTCATTAATTATCGATGGGCCTCCTTTCCTGACAGTCTGACAAGAGAGGATTATAGGAGAGCACTTGTCAGGTTGTTATATTGGATAGCAAAATATGCCCCTACGCTGTTACACTGGTGGGTTACTCATAAATGGTTCCCTTCACCTTCTATCATGGAAAAAGAGCCTGTATTCTTCAATAAAAGAGATATAGAAGCACTGAAGAAAACAGAAGGATTCCCTATgctcaccaag GAAAGATTACGAGAACGATGCGTTTTTAATACTCTCAGGAATGACTTTCTGGTCTGTTATGGTGATTGGGACTTCGATCCAATGGATCTAAGTAACCCATTCCCTCCGAATGAAACCTCTGTTCATATCTGGCAAGGTTATGAAGACAAGATTGTTCCATTTGAACTTCAACGATGCATTTCAAGAAAGCTGCCCTGGATTCAATATCATGAAGTTCCTGATGGTGGACACTTGCTTGTGCAttacaatggtttatgtgaGGCCATACTTCGAGCACTGTTGCTTGGAGAGGAACATCACCCTTATAGACCAAATGCAGATAAAATTGTACCCTAA
- the LOC18590331 gene encoding uncharacterized protein LOC18590331 isoform X2, whose amino-acid sequence MGSYPIWSCLKYIPQRLAGVAMVVPVINYRWASFPDSLTREDYRRALVRLLYWIAKYAPTLLHWWVTHKWFPSPSIMEKEPVFFNKRDIEALKKTEGFPMLTKERLRERCVFNTLRNDFLVCYGDWDFDPMDLSNPFPPNETSVHIWQGYEDKIVPFELQRCISRKLPWIQYHEVPDGGHLLVHYNGLCEAILRALLLGEEHHPYRPNADKIVP is encoded by the exons ATGGGATCATATCCCATCTGGAGTTGCCTCAAATATATACCACAAAG GCTAGCAGGTGTGGCTATGGTAGTCCCAGTCATTAATTATCGATGGGCCTCCTTTCCTGACAGTCTGACAAGAGAGGATTATAGGAGAGCACTTGTCAGGTTGTTATATTGGATAGCAAAATATGCCCCTACGCTGTTACACTGGTGGGTTACTCATAAATGGTTCCCTTCACCTTCTATCATGGAAAAAGAGCCTGTATTCTTCAATAAAAGAGATATAGAAGCACTGAAGAAAACAGAAGGATTCCCTATgctcaccaag GAAAGATTACGAGAACGATGCGTTTTTAATACTCTCAGGAATGACTTTCTGGTCTGTTATGGTGATTGGGACTTCGATCCAATGGATCTAAGTAACCCATTCCCTCCGAATGAAACCTCTGTTCATATCTGGCAAGGTTATGAAGACAAGATTGTTCCATTTGAACTTCAACGATGCATTTCAAGAAAGCTGCCCTGGATTCAATATCATGAAGTTCCTGATGGTGGACACTTGCTTGTGCAttacaatggtttatgtgaGGCCATACTTCGAGCACTGTTGCTTGGAGAGGAACATCACCCTTATAGACCAAATGCAGATAAAATTGTACCCTAA